The following coding sequences are from one bacterium window:
- a CDS encoding Zn-dependent alcohol dehydrogenase yields the protein MSSRRNPQGKAEQFNTGDWGGVSHVRAAILHEVGKPLAVETVDLEKPRPHEVAVRIAATGVCHSDLHYIKGDLPFPLPVVLGHEAAGVVEAVGPEVDSVHPGDHVVMLFAPPCGHCRYCDAGRPHLCEWRSRVRGKMPDGSTRLKWKGQELHHFTCVSSWAEMAVVPESGVLRISEEVPLTVAALLGCAVTTGVGAVVNTAQVRPGSSVAVFGAGGVGINVVQGARIAGAAMIIAVDLLEHRLEAARRFGATHTINAKEEDPVRAIQSLTRGGTDYAFEVIGRAAVVRQAVECLARGGVAVAVGIPPAREEYTVGGPAFVLNEKTLRACFYGSAHLRADIPRLLELYYGERLLLDELVTATYPLDRVNDAVAALDRGDGLRGLLVMA from the coding sequence GTGTCCTCCCGGAGGAATCCCCAGGGCAAGGCGGAACAGTTCAACACGGGGGACTGGGGAGGTGTGAGTCACGTGCGCGCCGCCATCTTGCATGAGGTCGGAAAACCGCTGGCCGTTGAGACGGTGGACCTCGAGAAGCCGCGGCCTCACGAGGTCGCGGTCCGGATCGCGGCCACCGGCGTGTGCCACAGCGATCTCCACTACATTAAAGGGGATCTGCCGTTCCCGCTGCCGGTGGTCTTGGGGCACGAGGCTGCCGGCGTGGTGGAGGCCGTGGGGCCCGAAGTGGACTCCGTCCACCCGGGCGACCACGTCGTGATGCTGTTCGCGCCGCCTTGCGGCCACTGCCGGTACTGCGACGCCGGGCGGCCGCACCTGTGCGAATGGCGGTCCCGGGTCCGGGGCAAGATGCCTGACGGCTCTACCCGGCTCAAGTGGAAGGGGCAGGAGCTCCATCACTTCACCTGCGTCTCTTCGTGGGCGGAGATGGCGGTAGTCCCCGAGTCGGGCGTGCTGCGCATCAGCGAGGAGGTGCCGCTGACAGTGGCGGCGCTGCTGGGGTGCGCGGTGACGACCGGGGTCGGCGCCGTGGTCAACACCGCTCAGGTGCGGCCCGGGAGCAGCGTGGCGGTCTTCGGCGCGGGCGGCGTGGGCATTAATGTGGTACAGGGAGCTCGGATCGCGGGGGCGGCGATGATCATCGCGGTCGACTTGCTCGAGCACCGGCTCGAGGCCGCCCGGCGGTTTGGGGCGACGCACACGATCAACGCCAAAGAGGAGGACCCCGTGCGTGCGATTCAAAGCCTGACCCGCGGCGGGACCGACTATGCCTTCGAGGTGATCGGACGCGCCGCCGTCGTCCGGCAGGCGGTTGAGTGCTTGGCCCGCGGCGGCGTCGCGGTTGCCGTCGGCATCCCGCCGGCGCGGGAGGAGTACACCGTAGGGGGTCCCGCGTTCGTGCTCAACGAGAAGACCCTGCGCGCCTGTTTCTATGGATCGGCACACCTCCGTGCCGATATCCCGCGCCTGCTGGAGTTGTACTATGGCGAACGTCT
- a CDS encoding DcrB-related protein encodes MRDARLVSRFVAVTLFFATVLAPQTAPSAIMQVASDPNGRFKISFPVEWQVVKTTSGASRVIGFRPAARGQFRANVNVVVEEIPEPISAAQYAQLAKPKMDAVFNDFTVLKEGSATIARRQAYYRYYTWRPRNQGELYQVQAYITVARMAYVLTGTTMNDPDRVRRDIPIMSQIFETFAPRVK; translated from the coding sequence ATGCGCGACGCTCGTCTCGTCTCACGCTTCGTTGCCGTGACCCTCTTCTTCGCCACCGTCCTTGCACCCCAGACCGCCCCGTCGGCGATCATGCAGGTGGCGTCCGATCCAAATGGACGGTTCAAGATCAGCTTTCCGGTTGAGTGGCAGGTCGTGAAAACAACGAGCGGGGCGTCAAGGGTGATCGGCTTCCGCCCCGCCGCCCGGGGGCAGTTCCGCGCCAACGTCAACGTGGTCGTGGAGGAGATCCCGGAACCGATCTCGGCGGCCCAGTATGCTCAGCTGGCCAAGCCCAAGATGGACGCGGTGTTCAACGACTTCACGGTGCTCAAAGAGGGGTCGGCAACGATCGCCCGACGCCAAGCGTACTACCGGTACTATACATGGAGACCAAGGAACCAAGGGGAGCTGTATCAGGTCCAGGCCTACATCACAGTTGCGCGCATGGCATACGTTCTGACCGGCACGACGATGAACGATCCCGATCGTGTCAGGCGGGACATCCCGATCATGAGCCAAATCTTCGAGACCTTTGCGCCACGCGTCAAGTAG
- a CDS encoding kelch repeat-containing protein, which produces MIGGFVARGFSIWHGIAAVYEYDPAQNEWRGRPAMPTARGALAAVALGGRIYAVGGTNGTDTGALEVYDPRTDTWRRLRPMPTPRNHIAAVAEGGRLYVFGGRAAGVRGNIGATEVYDPASDRWETRAPMLTPRSGIGAAAVRGKIYVMGGELGRPDTYPENEAYDPASDTWTPRADMPTPRHGLAVVEAGGRIFTLNGGPHPGGTYSAVNEVYIPPQ; this is translated from the coding sequence GTGATCGGCGGCTTCGTGGCCCGGGGATTTTCAATCTGGCACGGCATCGCCGCCGTCTATGAGTATGACCCGGCGCAGAATGAGTGGCGGGGGCGCCCGGCGATGCCGACGGCGCGCGGCGCGCTGGCCGCGGTGGCGCTGGGAGGCCGGATCTACGCGGTCGGAGGCACCAATGGGACGGACACCGGAGCGCTCGAAGTCTACGACCCGCGGACGGACACCTGGCGGCGCCTGCGGCCAATGCCGACACCACGGAATCACATCGCCGCGGTGGCGGAAGGTGGCAGGCTCTACGTCTTCGGCGGCCGGGCGGCCGGCGTGCGCGGCAATATCGGCGCAACCGAGGTCTACGATCCAGCGAGCGATCGCTGGGAGACACGGGCGCCGATGCTGACCCCCCGCAGCGGCATCGGGGCCGCCGCAGTCAGGGGCAAGATATATGTGATGGGCGGCGAGCTCGGCAGACCGGATACGTACCCGGAAAACGAGGCGTACGATCCGGCATCGGACACCTGGACCCCGCGCGCGGACATGCCCACGCCCCGGCACGGCCTCGCCGTAGTCGAAGCCGGGGGGCGGATCTTCACTCTGAACGGGGGTCCCCACCCCGGCGGCACCTACAGCGCCGTCAACGAAGTGTACATCCCCCCGCAGTAG